A single window of Leclercia adecarboxylata DNA harbors:
- the sbmA gene encoding peptide antibiotic transporter SbmA: MFKSFFPKPGPFFLSAFIWALIAVIFWQAGGADGFARLVGATGDVPISAARFWSPGYLLFYAYYAFCIGAFALFWFIYSPHRWQYWSILGTSLIIFVTWFLVEVGVAVNAWYAPFYDLIQTALSAPHKVTINQFYHEVGVFLGIALIAVVIGVMNNFFVSHYVFRWRTAMNEYYMAHWQQLRHIEGAAQRVQEDTMRFASTLEDMGVSFINAIMTLIAFLPVLVTLSAHVPELPIVGHLPYGLVIAAIVWSLMGTGLLAAVGIKLPGLEFKNQRVEAAYRKELVYGEDDASRASPPTVRELFGAVRRNYFRLYFHYMYFNIARILYLQVDNVFGLFLLFPSIVAGTITLGLMTQITNVFGQVRGSFQYLISSWTTLVELMSIYKRLRSFERELDGQDLQEVTHTLS, translated from the coding sequence ATGTTTAAGTCGTTTTTCCCCAAACCGGGGCCCTTTTTCCTTTCGGCCTTTATTTGGGCCCTGATCGCTGTCATTTTCTGGCAGGCCGGTGGCGCTGACGGTTTTGCGCGTCTGGTCGGTGCCACAGGCGATGTGCCAATCAGCGCGGCGCGTTTCTGGTCGCCGGGCTATCTGCTCTTTTATGCTTATTACGCCTTCTGCATCGGGGCGTTTGCCCTGTTCTGGTTTATCTACTCGCCGCACCGCTGGCAGTACTGGTCGATTCTCGGCACCTCGCTGATTATCTTTGTCACCTGGTTTCTGGTGGAGGTCGGGGTGGCGGTCAACGCTTGGTATGCGCCGTTCTATGATCTGATCCAGACCGCGCTCAGCGCGCCGCACAAAGTCACTATTAACCAGTTTTATCATGAAGTCGGCGTGTTCCTCGGGATCGCGCTGATCGCCGTTGTTATTGGCGTGATGAATAATTTCTTTGTCAGCCACTACGTGTTCCGCTGGCGCACCGCGATGAACGAATACTATATGGCCCACTGGCAGCAGCTGCGCCATATCGAAGGTGCCGCCCAGCGTGTGCAGGAAGATACCATGCGCTTCGCATCCACCCTTGAAGATATGGGGGTCAGCTTTATCAACGCCATCATGACCCTGATCGCCTTCCTGCCGGTGCTGGTTACGCTGTCTGCCCACGTGCCGGAACTGCCAATTGTCGGCCATCTGCCGTACGGCCTGGTGATCGCTGCGATTGTCTGGTCGCTGATGGGTACGGGTCTGCTGGCGGCGGTGGGGATCAAACTGCCGGGGCTGGAGTTTAAAAACCAGCGCGTCGAAGCGGCCTACCGTAAAGAGCTGGTCTATGGCGAAGACGACGCCAGCCGCGCCTCGCCGCCGACGGTGCGCGAACTGTTCGGCGCGGTGCGTCGCAACTATTTCCGCCTCTATTTCCACTACATGTACTTCAACATCGCCCGCATCCTTTATCTGCAGGTGGATAACGTTTTCGGCTTGTTCCTGCTGTTCCCGTCGATTGTGGCCGGTACTATCACCCTGGGTCTGATGACGCAAATCACCAATGTGTTTGGTCAGGTACGAGGGTCGTTCCAGTATCTGATCAGCTCATGGACCACGCTGGTGGAGCTGATGTCCATCTATAAACGTTTACGCAGTTTTGAACGTGAGCTGGATGGTCAGGATCTACAGGAAGTGACCCATACGTTGAGCTAA
- a CDS encoding multidrug efflux MFS transporter → MESWKVNLISVWFGCFFTGLAISQILPFLPLYVSQLGVSSHEALSMWSGLTFSVTFLVSAIVSPMWGSLADRKGRKLMLLRASLGMAIAILLQAFATNVWQLFLLRALMGLTSGYIPNAMALVASQVPRERSGWAISTLSTAQISGVIGGPLMGGFLADHVGLRAVFLITAVLLVISFLVTLFLIKEGARPTTSKAERLSGKAVFASLPYPWLMISLFITTMVIQLCNGSVGPILALFIQSMAPDSNNIAFLSGMIAAVPGISALMSAPRLGKLGDRIGTGRILMATLIVAVVLFFAMSFVTTPFQLGVLRFLLGFADGAMLPAVQTLLIKYSSDRVTGRIFGYNQSFMYLGNVAGPLMGAAVSAMAGFRWVFAATAVVVLLNIIQLAWAMRRRRQQEASIRGNKRL, encoded by the coding sequence ATGGAATCGTGGAAAGTTAACCTCATTTCGGTCTGGTTCGGTTGTTTTTTCACCGGTCTTGCCATCAGCCAGATTTTACCTTTTTTGCCGCTGTACGTGTCCCAGCTTGGCGTCTCGTCCCACGAGGCGCTGTCGATGTGGTCGGGCCTGACTTTCAGCGTCACGTTTCTGGTCTCGGCCATTGTCTCGCCAATGTGGGGCAGCCTGGCCGACCGCAAAGGGCGCAAGCTGATGCTGCTGCGCGCCTCGCTGGGAATGGCGATTGCGATCCTGCTCCAGGCTTTTGCCACTAACGTCTGGCAGCTGTTCCTGCTGCGTGCGCTGATGGGGCTGACCTCCGGCTATATCCCGAATGCCATGGCGCTGGTGGCCTCACAGGTGCCCCGGGAGCGCAGCGGCTGGGCCATCAGTACCCTGTCGACGGCGCAGATCAGCGGCGTGATCGGCGGCCCGCTGATGGGGGGCTTTCTGGCTGACCACGTGGGGCTGCGCGCGGTGTTCCTCATCACCGCGGTCCTGCTGGTGATCAGCTTTCTGGTGACGCTGTTTCTGATTAAAGAGGGGGCTCGCCCGACGACGAGCAAAGCGGAGCGGCTGAGCGGTAAGGCGGTGTTTGCCTCGCTACCCTACCCATGGCTGATGATCAGCCTGTTTATCACCACTATGGTGATCCAGCTCTGTAACGGTTCGGTAGGGCCGATCCTCGCACTGTTTATTCAGTCGATGGCGCCGGACAGCAACAATATCGCCTTCCTCAGCGGGATGATTGCCGCCGTGCCGGGCATCTCCGCGCTGATGTCTGCCCCGCGTCTGGGCAAGCTGGGGGATCGCATCGGCACCGGTCGCATTCTGATGGCGACGCTTATCGTGGCGGTGGTGCTCTTTTTTGCCATGTCCTTTGTTACCACCCCCTTCCAGCTTGGGGTGCTGCGCTTCCTGCTGGGCTTTGCCGATGGTGCCATGCTGCCTGCCGTACAGACGCTGCTGATTAAATACTCCAGCGATCGGGTAACCGGGCGGATCTTCGGTTATAACCAGTCGTTTATGTATCTGGGGAACGTCGCCGGTCCGCTGATGGGGGCGGCAGTCTCGGCGATGGCCGGATTCCGCTGGGTGTTTGCCGCCACCGCGGTGGTGGTCTTACTGAATATAATCCAGCTGGCATGGGCCATGCGGCGGCGACGCCAGCAGGAAGCCAGCATTCGGGGGAATAAGCGGTTGTAG
- the ampH gene encoding D-alanyl-D-alanine-carboxypeptidase/endopeptidase AmpH encodes MKRSLLLSAALYAASLTCVQAAPAQSIADPAFASDVVDRYANLIFYGSGATGMALVAIDGNQRVFRSFGETRPGNNVHPQLDSVVRIASLTKLMTSEMLVKLLDQGVVKLNDPLSKYAPPGARVPTYQGAPITLVNLATHTSALPREQPGGAAHRPVFVWPTRDQRWNWLSTATLKSSPGSQAAYSNLAFDLLADALGNAAGKPYAQLFDEQIARPLGMKDTTFTPSPDQCKRLMVAEKGASPCNNTLAAVGSGGVYSTPGDMMRWMQQFLSSDFYARSNQADRMQTLIYQRSQLTRVIGMDVPGRADALGLGWVYLAPKNGRPGIIQKTGGGGGFITYMAMIPQSNVGVFVVVTRSPLTRFVNMSDGVNQLVVELSENKPQAITASLD; translated from the coding sequence TTGAAACGTAGTCTGTTACTCTCCGCCGCGCTGTATGCGGCCAGCCTCACCTGCGTGCAGGCTGCCCCTGCCCAGTCGATTGCCGATCCGGCCTTCGCCTCCGATGTGGTCGATCGCTATGCGAATCTTATTTTTTACGGCAGCGGCGCAACGGGGATGGCCCTGGTGGCGATTGACGGTAACCAGCGCGTATTCCGCAGCTTTGGCGAAACACGTCCGGGTAATAATGTTCACCCGCAGCTGGATTCGGTGGTACGCATTGCCTCCCTGACCAAACTGATGACCAGTGAGATGCTGGTGAAGCTGCTCGATCAGGGCGTGGTGAAGCTGAACGATCCGTTAAGCAAATACGCCCCGCCGGGGGCCCGGGTGCCGACATATCAGGGCGCGCCCATTACGCTCGTCAACCTTGCCACCCACACCAGCGCCCTGCCGCGCGAACAGCCCGGCGGTGCCGCCCATCGTCCAGTATTTGTCTGGCCGACCCGGGATCAACGCTGGAACTGGTTATCGACGGCGACCCTGAAATCATCACCGGGTTCGCAGGCCGCCTACTCAAACCTGGCCTTTGATCTGCTGGCCGATGCGCTGGGCAACGCAGCGGGCAAACCCTACGCTCAGCTGTTCGACGAGCAAATCGCCCGTCCGCTGGGAATGAAAGACACCACCTTTACCCCCTCCCCCGATCAGTGCAAGCGCCTGATGGTGGCGGAAAAAGGGGCCAGCCCGTGTAACAACACTCTGGCGGCAGTGGGCAGCGGCGGGGTTTACTCCACCCCGGGCGACATGATGCGCTGGATGCAGCAGTTCCTCTCCTCTGATTTCTACGCGCGCAGCAATCAGGCCGACAGAATGCAGACGCTGATCTATCAGCGCAGCCAGTTAACGCGAGTGATTGGCATGGATGTGCCAGGCCGCGCGGACGCGCTGGGCCTCGGCTGGGTCTATCTGGCGCCGAAAAACGGTCGTCCGGGCATTATCCAGAAAACCGGCGGCGGCGGCGGATTCATCACCTATATGGCGATGATCCCGCAGTCTAACGTTGGGGTATTTGTGGTGGTGACGCGCTCGCCGCTTACGCGTTTCGTCAATATGAGCGACGGCGTCAACCAGCTGGTGGTGGAGCTGAGCGAGAACAAGCCGCAGGCGATCACCGCTTCCCTGGACTAA
- a CDS encoding DUF2755 family protein: MADFTMSKPIFSTRQPKTSTAGNIAYALFVLFCFWAGSQLLNILVHAPGVYEHLMQVEDSGRPRVEIGLGVGTVFGLIPFLVGLVVLGAVALVVRWRRYR; encoded by the coding sequence ATGGCAGACTTTACTATGTCGAAGCCGATTTTCAGCACCAGACAACCTAAGACCTCCACGGCAGGAAATATCGCATACGCTCTGTTTGTGCTGTTCTGCTTCTGGGCAGGCTCACAGCTGCTGAATATCCTTGTGCATGCTCCCGGCGTGTATGAGCACCTGATGCAGGTCGAAGACTCCGGTCGCCCGCGCGTGGAGATTGGGCTGGGCGTCGGGACCGTATTCGGGCTGATCCCGTTCCTTGTGGGGCTGGTGGTGTTGGGCGCCGTTGCCCTGGTCGTGCGCTGGCGCCGCTACCGCTAA
- a CDS encoding DUF1615 domain-containing protein encodes MSFIVPRALPFSLLAALVLAGCAEREAAPLKKGEKPVDVASVVRQKMPATVKDRDQWASALAKTFESQKIAPTEENICSVLAVAQQESLYQSDPAVPGLNKIAWKEIDRRAEKLHIPAFLVHTALKITSPNGKSYSERLDTVKTEKQLSAIFDDMIGTVPMGQTLFGSLNPVHTGGPMQVSIAFAEKHTDGYPWKIENTVRQEVFSLRGGLWFGTYHLLNYPASYDVPLYRFADFNAGWYASRNAAFQSAVSRASGVKLALDGDLIVYGSSEAGKTELAVRKLKSKLDMSDSEIRQQLAKGDSLAFEKTELYQQVYKLAEQKSGKKLPKAILPGIQLESPKITRNLTTAWFAQRVDDRRAKCMALN; translated from the coding sequence ATGTCTTTTATCGTACCGCGTGCATTACCCTTTTCGCTGCTTGCCGCCCTGGTGTTAGCCGGGTGTGCTGAGAGGGAAGCTGCGCCACTGAAAAAGGGCGAAAAGCCCGTCGATGTGGCCAGCGTCGTGCGGCAAAAAATGCCCGCCACGGTGAAAGACCGGGACCAGTGGGCCTCGGCGCTGGCAAAAACCTTTGAGAGCCAGAAGATTGCCCCCACCGAGGAGAATATCTGCTCGGTGTTGGCGGTGGCGCAGCAGGAGTCGCTGTATCAGTCCGATCCGGCGGTACCGGGGCTGAACAAAATCGCCTGGAAAGAGATCGATCGCCGGGCAGAAAAGCTGCACATCCCGGCGTTCCTGGTCCATACGGCGCTGAAAATCACCTCGCCGAACGGGAAAAGCTACAGCGAGCGGCTGGATACGGTGAAAACCGAGAAACAGCTGAGCGCCATCTTCGACGATATGATCGGTACGGTGCCGATGGGGCAGACCCTGTTTGGCTCCCTGAACCCGGTGCATACCGGTGGGCCAATGCAGGTCAGTATCGCCTTCGCGGAAAAGCATACCGACGGCTATCCGTGGAAAATCGAGAATACGGTGCGTCAGGAGGTCTTTTCCCTGCGCGGCGGCCTGTGGTTTGGCACCTACCATCTGCTGAACTATCCCGCCAGCTACGATGTGCCGCTCTACCGCTTTGCTGACTTCAACGCCGGCTGGTACGCCAGCCGCAATGCGGCATTCCAGAGTGCAGTCAGCCGCGCCAGCGGGGTGAAGCTGGCGCTGGACGGAGATCTGATCGTCTACGGCAGCAGCGAGGCAGGGAAGACGGAACTGGCGGTGCGTAAGCTTAAAAGCAAGCTGGATATGAGCGACAGTGAGATTCGCCAGCAGCTGGCGAAAGGCGACAGCCTGGCATTTGAGAAAACCGAACTTTATCAGCAGGTGTACAAGCTGGCGGAGCAGAAGAGCGGAAAGAAACTCCCGAAAGCGATATTACCGGGGATCCAGCTTGAGAGCCCGAAAATCACCCGCAATCTGACTACCGCCTGGTTTGCCCAGCGCGTTGACGATCGCCGGGCGAAGTGTATGGCGCTAAATTAG
- the ddlA gene encoding D-alanine--D-alanine ligase: protein MAKLRVGIVFGGKSAEHEVSLQSAKNIVNAIDKSRFEVVLLGIDKQGQWHINDEQGYLLNADDPAHIALNPSEISVATVPGVMQGQLINASTGQTLSQIDVIFPIVHGTLGEDGSLQGMLRMANLPFVGSDVLGSAACMDKDVTKRLLRDAGLNVAPFVTLTRANRDQHTFADLSARFGLPLFVKPANQGSSVGVSKVNSEAQFSDAVRLAFTFDHKVVVEQGIKGREIECAVLGNDFPQASTCGEVVLNSDFYSYDTKYIDDQGAQVVVPAALDPEVNDAIRAIAIEAYQALGCRGMARVDVFLTADNRVVINEINTLPGFTNISMYPKLWQASGLSYPDLITRLIELALERHAADSALQISVNG, encoded by the coding sequence ATGGCGAAGTTGCGGGTAGGTATTGTCTTTGGGGGAAAATCAGCCGAGCACGAAGTGTCGCTGCAATCGGCCAAAAATATCGTTAACGCGATTGATAAGAGCCGCTTTGAGGTCGTGCTGTTAGGCATTGATAAACAGGGTCAATGGCACATTAACGACGAGCAGGGCTATCTGCTCAACGCTGACGATCCGGCGCACATCGCGCTGAACCCGTCTGAGATTAGCGTTGCCACTGTGCCAGGCGTGATGCAGGGCCAGCTGATCAATGCCAGTACCGGGCAGACACTGTCGCAGATCGACGTCATTTTCCCGATTGTCCACGGCACGCTGGGCGAAGACGGCTCCCTGCAGGGGATGCTGCGGATGGCTAACCTGCCGTTCGTCGGCTCCGACGTGCTCGGTTCCGCCGCCTGCATGGATAAGGACGTCACCAAGCGCCTGCTGCGCGATGCCGGGCTGAACGTGGCCCCCTTTGTCACCCTGACCCGCGCCAACCGCGACCAGCATACCTTTGCCGATCTCAGCGCCCGCTTTGGCCTGCCGCTGTTCGTCAAACCGGCGAACCAGGGCTCCTCCGTCGGCGTCAGCAAAGTGAACAGCGAAGCGCAGTTCAGCGACGCGGTGCGTCTGGCCTTTACCTTCGATCACAAAGTGGTGGTGGAACAGGGAATCAAAGGCCGTGAGATTGAGTGCGCGGTGCTGGGGAATGATTTCCCGCAGGCCAGCACCTGTGGTGAAGTGGTGCTGAACAGCGATTTCTACTCTTACGACACCAAATACATCGACGACCAGGGCGCGCAGGTGGTGGTGCCCGCCGCGCTGGATCCAGAGGTGAACGACGCGATCCGCGCCATTGCCATCGAGGCGTATCAGGCGCTGGGCTGTCGCGGCATGGCGCGTGTCGATGTCTTCTTAACGGCAGATAATCGCGTCGTGATCAATGAAATCAACACGCTGCCAGGCTTCACCAACATCAGCATGTACCCGAAACTGTGGCAGGCCAGCGGCCTCAGCTACCCGGATCTGATTACCCGCCTGATTGAACTGGCGCTGGAGCGACATGCCGCTGACAGCGCGCTACAGATTTCCGTTAACGGTTAA
- a CDS encoding DUF2754 domain-containing protein, producing MKLPAKIRRDWHFYAFAIGLIFILNGVVGLLGFEAKGWQTYAVGLVTWVISFWLAGFIIRRRPEETTANDAD from the coding sequence ATGAAACTGCCTGCCAAAATCCGCCGTGACTGGCACTTCTACGCCTTTGCTATTGGGCTGATTTTTATTCTGAACGGGGTGGTGGGGCTGCTGGGCTTCGAAGCGAAGGGCTGGCAAACCTATGCGGTAGGGCTGGTGACCTGGGTTATCAGTTTCTGGCTGGCAGGGTTTATCATTCGCCGTCGCCCGGAAGAGACGACGGCGAACGACGCGGATTAA
- a CDS encoding autotransporter outer membrane beta-barrel domain-containing protein, with product MQTWKKKLVVSQLALACTLAIASQANAKDISGSTYNTFGYDNTATSAWFNGYSDWNDSSATHDSDIYPVINKSTVNGVISTYYLDDGVGGRANSLNISDSTINGMITSECMTTECAGGLNADGTTHQQYDRFALTVDNTTINDTYEHYAYDVVNGSTTTTQYWDTHALGNAITLDVESDIVIQNNSRIAGITLTQGYHQLDNTPYDADTGIEDNSHVFTNTLQVKDSVVTSGAYSDLGTSGFYGQSAKPSDYGENNATASDDAALIVSASRADNAMRTTANFDHSTLTGDVLFTNTFDNNFYPNGDPATDTTADGVYNPTTNGWDGTDKLDLTLTNGSKWVGAAVSSVEAIGPSQMYGLGYSSVDWRTLAANSIWPESTFNSNGHLVGNQVYQSGLFNVTLDNGSEWDTRKQSNIDALTVNNRSQVNVESSGLLADSITLTNASTMNIGDSGEVATDSLYLDSSSLATLTQETAELYANTITVDNRAELALGLGQVDTHKLVLTDGGVLNVASRDYVFNSDLNNARYVTNDIHQAEYDYGTIALNSDGHLAVNGEVSGNYKVRLDNATGAGSVADYKNKEIVRIYDNNADTQASFTAANKADLGAYTYQAQQQGDTVVLHQERLTDYANMALSIPSANTNIWHLQQDALANRLTNSRHGLADKGGAWVNVFGGNFDGDNGTIHYDQDVSGIMVGLDTHIDGNNADWIFGAAAGFAKGDMNDRSGQVDQDSQTAMLYSAARFANDVFIDSSLSYSRFNNDLSANMSNGEYVDGNTTTDAWGFGLKLGYDWKPNDAGYLTPYAAISGLFQSGDDYRLSNDLRVGSQSYDSMRYEAGFDAGYTFGYGDDQALTPFFKLAYVYDDAGEDAKVNGDNIDNGVKGSAVRVGLGTQFSFTKNFSAYTDATYLGGGDVDQNWGANLGVKYTW from the coding sequence ATGCAAACATGGAAAAAGAAACTTGTTGTATCTCAACTTGCATTAGCCTGCACGCTGGCTATCGCTTCTCAGGCCAATGCAAAAGATATTTCTGGTAGCACTTACAACACCTTTGGTTATGATAATACCGCGACGTCAGCCTGGTTTAATGGATATTCCGACTGGAATGACTCCAGCGCAACGCACGACAGCGATATCTATCCTGTCATCAACAAATCCACCGTAAACGGCGTTATCTCAACGTATTACCTGGATGATGGCGTGGGCGGTCGTGCAAATTCACTGAACATCTCTGACAGCACGATCAACGGGATGATCACCTCTGAGTGTATGACCACCGAATGTGCGGGCGGTCTGAATGCCGACGGCACTACCCATCAGCAGTACGATCGTTTTGCGCTGACGGTGGACAATACCACCATCAACGACACCTATGAGCATTACGCTTACGATGTGGTGAACGGCTCTACAACCACCACTCAATACTGGGATACTCACGCGCTGGGCAACGCCATTACCCTTGACGTGGAATCTGACATCGTTATCCAGAACAACTCCCGCATCGCCGGTATCACCCTGACTCAGGGCTATCACCAGCTTGACAACACACCGTACGATGCTGACACCGGTATTGAAGACAACAGCCACGTCTTCACCAACACCCTCCAGGTGAAAGATTCCGTTGTGACCTCTGGCGCTTATAGCGATCTGGGCACCAGCGGCTTCTATGGTCAGTCGGCAAAACCAAGCGATTACGGCGAAAATAACGCTACGGCGTCGGACGATGCGGCGCTGATCGTGTCGGCCAGCCGCGCGGATAACGCCATGCGCACCACGGCAAACTTCGATCACTCCACCCTGACCGGCGATGTGCTGTTCACCAACACCTTCGACAACAACTTCTATCCGAATGGCGATCCGGCTACCGATACCACTGCTGACGGCGTTTATAACCCGACCACCAACGGCTGGGACGGTACCGACAAGCTGGATCTGACCCTCACCAACGGCAGCAAGTGGGTCGGTGCCGCCGTCTCCAGCGTAGAGGCGATCGGGCCTTCTCAGATGTATGGTCTGGGCTACAGCAGCGTCGACTGGCGTACCCTGGCAGCAAACAGCATCTGGCCTGAATCGACCTTCAACAGCAACGGTCATCTGGTGGGCAATCAGGTTTATCAGAGCGGTCTGTTCAACGTCACCCTGGATAACGGTTCCGAATGGGATACCCGTAAGCAATCCAACATTGATGCTCTGACCGTTAACAACCGTTCGCAGGTTAATGTCGAAAGCTCCGGCCTGCTGGCTGACAGCATCACCCTGACCAACGCGTCGACCATGAACATCGGCGATTCCGGTGAAGTGGCAACCGACAGCCTGTATCTCGACAGTTCAAGTCTCGCCACCCTGACTCAGGAGACGGCAGAGCTGTATGCCAACACCATCACCGTGGATAACCGTGCAGAGCTGGCGCTGGGTCTGGGCCAGGTCGACACCCATAAACTGGTGCTGACCGACGGCGGCGTGCTGAACGTTGCCAGTCGCGACTACGTGTTCAATTCCGATCTGAACAACGCCCGCTACGTCACCAACGATATCCACCAGGCAGAGTACGATTACGGGACAATCGCCCTCAACTCGGATGGTCACCTGGCGGTGAACGGTGAAGTGTCCGGTAACTATAAAGTCCGTCTGGATAACGCGACCGGTGCCGGCTCCGTTGCCGACTACAAAAACAAAGAGATTGTCCGCATTTACGATAACAATGCGGATACGCAGGCCAGCTTCACCGCGGCCAACAAAGCGGATCTCGGGGCTTATACTTACCAGGCTCAGCAGCAGGGCGACACCGTGGTGCTGCATCAGGAGCGCCTGACCGATTATGCCAACATGGCGCTGAGCATTCCGTCTGCCAACACCAACATCTGGCATCTGCAACAGGATGCCCTGGCTAACCGTCTGACCAACAGCCGTCACGGCCTGGCCGACAAGGGTGGCGCATGGGTGAACGTCTTCGGCGGCAATTTCGACGGCGATAACGGCACTATTCACTACGATCAGGACGTCAGCGGCATCATGGTGGGTCTTGATACCCATATTGATGGCAACAACGCCGACTGGATCTTCGGTGCGGCAGCGGGCTTTGCCAAAGGCGATATGAACGATCGCAGCGGCCAGGTGGATCAGGACAGCCAGACCGCGATGCTGTACTCCGCCGCGCGCTTTGCTAACGATGTCTTCATCGACAGCTCCCTGAGCTACTCGCGCTTCAATAACGATCTCTCTGCCAACATGAGCAATGGCGAGTACGTCGATGGCAACACCACCACCGACGCCTGGGGCTTCGGGCTGAAGCTGGGCTACGACTGGAAACCGAACGATGCCGGTTACCTCACCCCGTATGCCGCCATCTCCGGCCTGTTCCAGTCTGGCGACGATTATCGTCTGAGCAACGATCTGCGCGTGGGCAGCCAGTCCTACGACAGCATGCGTTATGAAGCCGGTTTCGACGCGGGTTACACCTTCGGTTACGGCGACGATCAGGCGCTGACGCCGTTCTTCAAACTGGCGTACGTCTACGACGATGCCGGTGAAGATGCCAAAGTTAACGGCGACAACATCGATAACGGTGTGAAAGGTTCCGCGGTGCGTGTGGGACTGGGTACGCAGTTTAGCTTCACCAAAAACTTCAGTGCTTACACTGATGCCACTTACCTCGGTGGTGGTGATGTTGATCAAAACTGGGGCGCCAACCTCGGTGTGAAATACACCTGGTAA
- a CDS encoding extensin family protein, with product MFWHIVSGGGVKGKSLIICLAVIAAAIASYRWLPSYYNPFAPLSLDDPPGTLTQFKLRRLSPEHCEILLAQANARQLIRTQTVADSTGECPLNDVVRVRSFGSVSLSSSFLASCPLALSSALFVNQQARPLTQTMMGSSLSRIDHLGSFACRNIYHRPNARRSEHASAEALDISGFTLENGQRISVLRGWQSATTQPWLRALLGASCGYFGNALGPDYNAAHANHFHLGMRGFGYCPQSINHQTKGKNM from the coding sequence ATGTTTTGGCACATTGTTTCAGGAGGGGGAGTGAAAGGGAAAAGCCTGATTATCTGTCTTGCTGTCATTGCTGCGGCCATCGCAAGCTACCGCTGGCTGCCGTCGTATTACAACCCCTTTGCCCCGCTATCTCTCGACGATCCTCCCGGGACCCTGACCCAGTTTAAGCTCAGACGCCTGTCCCCTGAGCATTGTGAAATACTGCTGGCGCAGGCCAATGCGCGCCAGCTGATCCGCACCCAGACGGTGGCCGACAGCACGGGAGAGTGTCCGCTGAACGACGTGGTGCGCGTGCGTAGCTTTGGCAGCGTCAGCCTCAGCAGCAGCTTTCTCGCCAGCTGCCCGCTGGCGCTCAGCTCGGCGCTGTTCGTCAACCAGCAGGCCCGGCCCCTTACCCAAACCATGATGGGCAGCAGCCTGTCGCGCATTGACCATCTTGGAAGCTTTGCCTGTCGGAACATCTATCATCGTCCGAATGCCCGGCGCAGCGAGCATGCCAGCGCCGAGGCGCTGGATATCAGCGGCTTTACGCTGGAGAACGGGCAGCGGATCTCGGTCCTGCGCGGCTGGCAAAGCGCCACCACCCAGCCATGGCTGCGGGCGCTGCTGGGGGCCAGCTGCGGCTACTTCGGCAATGCCCTCGGCCCGGATTACAATGCCGCCCACGCCAACCATTTTCATCTGGGCATGCGCGGTTTTGGCTACTGCCCGCAAAGTATAAATCACCAGACAAAAGGCAAAAATATGTGA
- a CDS encoding helix-turn-helix domain-containing protein has product MNRYAKPLSEFSRLEKCLSAHSTPFKLSAQLPVFGERNEENHCAVVLQSGSLSIHRQQDDLLVEIVAAPYIFGINAGMMGCSTEYLLISQSPCSGFYLPAASARHLIQQAGLWSDAFCWLSWHHRVMEIRDKQLVGNNSYSQIRATLLDMAQWDEALRMRVGVMSYIQRRTRISRSVVAEVLAALRQGNYITMERGKLVSVNRLPAEY; this is encoded by the coding sequence ATGAACCGGTATGCAAAACCCCTTTCTGAATTCTCCCGGCTCGAAAAGTGCCTCTCTGCGCACAGCACGCCGTTCAAACTGTCTGCCCAGCTTCCGGTGTTTGGCGAGCGCAACGAAGAAAATCACTGCGCGGTGGTGCTGCAGTCTGGATCGCTCAGCATTCACCGCCAGCAGGATGATTTACTGGTCGAGATTGTCGCCGCGCCCTACATCTTCGGGATTAACGCCGGCATGATGGGCTGTAGCACAGAGTACCTGCTGATATCACAATCGCCCTGTTCCGGGTTCTATCTCCCCGCCGCCAGCGCCCGCCATCTGATCCAGCAGGCCGGTTTATGGTCTGATGCGTTCTGCTGGCTCTCCTGGCACCACCGGGTGATGGAGATCCGCGACAAGCAGCTGGTGGGCAATAACTCGTACAGCCAGATCCGCGCCACGCTGCTGGATATGGCCCAGTGGGATGAAGCGTTACGTATGCGGGTGGGGGTGATGAGCTACATTCAGCGCCGCACGCGTATTTCGCGTTCGGTGGTGGCAGAGGTGCTGGCGGCGTTACGGCAGGGGAACTACATCACGATGGAGCGGGGCAAACTGGTTAGCGTCAACCGTTTGCCCGCTGAATATTAG